The following DNA comes from Streptomyces sp. Ag109_O5-10.
GGCAGCCTCACCTCCATGCAGGTGGCGGACGCCGGCGGCCACACCACCACGGTCACCGCGATGCTCGTCGTCTCCGGCCTCGCCATCGCCCTCTTCGTCACCCAGGGCTTCTCGACGGCGGTCTACCTCTCCGAGGAACTGGAGAACCCGCGCCGCAACGTCGCCCGTACGGTCCTCGCCACCCTCGCGATCTCCACGGTGATCATCCTCGTCCCGGTCGCCGCGATCACCATGGGGGCGACCGACCTCAAGGCCCTCACCGGCGGCGACATCAGCTCCATGGTCACCGCCTGGTCCAACTCCGCGGTCGGCACCTTCGTCAGCCTCTGCGTGGCCCTCGCGATCATCAACGCGGGCATCGTGATGGTCATCCAGAACTCCCGTGTCCTGTTCGCCTCGGCCCGCGACAAGGCCTGGCCGGCCCCGGTCAACAGCGCCCTCTCCCGCCTCGGCCGCTTCGGCTCGCCCTGGGTCGCCACCCTCGCCGTCGGCGTCCCCGGCGCCCTCCTCTGCTTCGTCAACCTCGACACCCTGTACGGCGTGACGGGCGTCTCGGTGACCGGCATGTACCTCCTCGTCGCCGTGGCGGCCCTCCTCTCCCGCCGAGGCCACCACAGGCACACCTCCGCCTGGCGCATGCCCCTCTGGCCGGCGATGCCGATCATCCTCATCGCCGTCCTCGGCTACATCCTCACCCAGC
Coding sequences within:
- a CDS encoding APC family permease — translated: MTDTLHPVEIASAEASDSPQKLKRSIGVVGGTLLTLSCVTPASTLFVVVPDLFGSLGTATALTIAIGSLLCIAVAFCYSELGTLIPSAGGEYAMVSTMAGRLAGWLVFVLSLLVVMIVPPVIAMGTADYLAPIVHLDPAMTGAGVMLLATLAGLLDLRANAWITGIFLVLEVIAAGVVAVLGFSHSHRGVGSLTSMQVADAGGHTTTVTAMLVVSGLAIALFVTQGFSTAVYLSEELENPRRNVARTVLATLAISTVIILVPVAAITMGATDLKALTGGDISSMVTAWSNSAVGTFVSLCVALAIINAGIVMVIQNSRVLFASARDKAWPAPVNSALSRLGRFGSPWVATLAVGVPGALLCFVNLDTLYGVTGVSVTGMYLLVAVAALLSRRGHHRHTSAWRMPLWPAMPIILIAVLGYILTQQETTYLLWTGGITAAATLYWAFYLRPRKQTHWLVSLPDDVTPH